TTCAACTAGAAATAAAAGATACTTCTGGTAATTTACAAACCACAATATCTAGAGGTTGGACCTTCTTTATGTCAACCATTGTAATTGATGATGCTAAAGGCAAGACTATTGGTTCTATAAAACAGAAGTTTAAATTATTTAAACCCACTTTTAAAATAGTTAATACATCTGGGCAAATTCTGGCTGTAATTAATGGCGATTGGAAAGCTTGGAACTTTCAAATAAAAGACGGTTACGACAAACCGATTGGAACCATAAGTAAAAAATGGAATGGTGCAATGAAAGAAATTTTTACCTCAGCGGACAAGTATAATGTAGATTTTAATTCAAACTATACCGATATAACCAATAAAATGGCAATACTATCAAGTGCCATAACCATTGATATGGTTTTAAAAGAAAGTAAATAATTACGTACAACCTCTTGTTAATAAAACAGTAAAAATACCAAACAACTATTGCTGTTAATTTCTTAACTTTGAAAGTGTTCGCTAACAAATACTTCATTTTTCAATTCATATAATTTGAATTTAGTTTTTGTTTAAGCGGAAACTAAAACCATAACGGGTATAAACGCTCCCGAAGTATCGGGACGTTTAAACAATTGTTGTAGTGCATTTGAAAAAAAAATCAAAAACAACCAAATTTATTAACTGGGGGAATTTAAAAATATTAAAGAATTTAGAATTACAAAGGAATTCACAATCACCCCAATTAAATACCGTTTATT
The nucleotide sequence above comes from Aureibaculum algae. Encoded proteins:
- a CDS encoding LURP-one-related/scramblase family protein, which encodes MNSQIVRKEIKAIKKMSSIFFESNSYFIDEKVNYFKFENSYKVFNDKGKEIGSVNQKLSFGQKALSLLLNKSMLPFQLEIKDTSGNLQTTISRGWTFFMSTIVIDDAKGKTIGSIKQKFKLFKPTFKIVNTSGQILAVINGDWKAWNFQIKDGYDKPIGTISKKWNGAMKEIFTSADKYNVDFNSNYTDITNKMAILSSAITIDMVLKESK